A part of Solicola gregarius genomic DNA contains:
- a CDS encoding sodium:solute symporter family protein, protein MDATYIWTGIVIYVVFASVTAWLSRSRDGSESSMTGYFLGNRGMGGFVSAMSYSATTYSAFMLIGLAGLTYAGGIGALGFELIYLCGVTLVLVFGPRFWLAGKEYGYVTPSEMLGDRYESRAVAVVTALTSCVFLIPYSAVQLAGVGYLLNGMSDGSISFTAGTVIATVLAIAFSLVAGLRSVAWTDSLQAIIMIISATIVVLVVINRLGGIGDFFDGITEASPGALTVPGNGFFSLSTFIGLTLPWIFFSISNPQVSQRLYTPKSMKDLRVMLLGFMAFGFIYTLVAVTWGFAASIEFPGLATGDLATPTLLSSDLVPTALGVIVMVGIMAAAVSTIDSILLTLSSMVTRDVYAQAKPNATDSQQLMVGKIVIPVIAVLAYLFARLELDLIAVLSVSASAGLLVMVPPIIGTFFWRRGSAAGVLSGVIVGGVVVAVLEYTKSEVITGGPLNEMGKLWGQDSGVWGLLVSVALFIAVSLATKAPTEKADRFLSVVSTKLKERQAV, encoded by the coding sequence GTGGACGCCACCTACATCTGGACCGGCATCGTCATCTACGTCGTCTTCGCGAGCGTGACCGCCTGGCTGTCGCGCTCCCGCGATGGCAGCGAGTCGAGCATGACCGGCTACTTCCTCGGCAACCGCGGCATGGGCGGCTTCGTGTCCGCGATGAGCTACAGCGCGACCACGTACAGCGCGTTCATGCTGATCGGTCTCGCCGGCCTCACGTACGCGGGCGGCATCGGTGCGCTCGGGTTCGAGTTGATCTACCTCTGCGGCGTGACCTTGGTGCTGGTCTTCGGGCCGCGCTTCTGGCTCGCCGGCAAGGAGTACGGCTACGTCACGCCGTCGGAGATGCTCGGTGACCGGTACGAAAGCCGCGCAGTCGCGGTCGTCACGGCGCTGACGAGCTGCGTCTTCCTGATCCCGTACTCCGCCGTTCAGCTCGCAGGCGTCGGCTACCTGCTCAACGGCATGTCCGACGGGAGCATCTCCTTCACCGCGGGCACCGTGATCGCCACCGTGCTGGCGATCGCGTTCTCACTCGTGGCCGGCCTGCGGTCGGTCGCGTGGACCGACTCGCTGCAGGCGATCATCATGATCATCAGCGCCACGATCGTCGTCCTCGTGGTCATCAACCGCCTCGGCGGCATCGGCGACTTCTTCGACGGCATCACCGAAGCGAGTCCCGGCGCGTTGACGGTGCCCGGCAACGGATTCTTCAGCCTCAGCACGTTCATCGGCCTGACCCTGCCATGGATCTTCTTCAGCATCTCCAACCCGCAGGTGAGCCAACGCCTCTACACACCGAAGTCGATGAAGGACCTCCGGGTCATGCTCCTCGGCTTCATGGCATTCGGCTTCATCTACACCCTCGTCGCCGTGACGTGGGGCTTCGCGGCATCGATCGAGTTCCCCGGCCTCGCGACCGGCGACCTCGCAACGCCGACGCTGTTGTCGTCCGATCTCGTACCGACCGCCCTCGGCGTGATCGTGATGGTCGGCATCATGGCCGCCGCCGTGTCCACGATCGACTCGATCCTGCTCACGCTCTCCTCCATGGTGACGCGCGATGTCTACGCCCAGGCGAAGCCGAACGCGACCGACTCCCAGCAGCTCATGGTCGGCAAGATCGTGATCCCGGTGATCGCGGTACTGGCGTACCTCTTCGCCCGGCTCGAGCTCGATCTGATCGCGGTCCTGTCGGTGTCGGCCTCGGCCGGACTGCTCGTGATGGTGCCGCCGATCATCGGCACCTTCTTCTGGCGCCGCGGCTCGGCGGCGGGCGTCCTGTCCGGCGTCATCGTCGGCGGCGTCGTCGTCGCGGTGCTCGAGTACACCAAGTCCGAGGTGATCACCGGCGGACCGCTGAACGAGATGGGCAAGCTGTGGGGACAGGACTCCGGCGTCTGGGGTCTGCTCGTCTCGGTCGCCTTGTTCATCGCGGTCAGCCTCGCGACGAAGGCGCCCACCGAGAAGGCCGACCGGTTCCTGTCCGTCGTCAGCACGAAGTTGAAGGAGCGCCAGGCCGTCTGA
- a CDS encoding dihydrofolate reductase family protein — protein MVVSLFSAADGVVEAPEKFMHNWDDAMAEDLQDQLSTWEASLLGRHQYDDWATYWPSYEGADDDAFARKINSVRKYVVTSTPLDPHWEAAEVLGDPKAPLAERVAPLRTADIAGDIMVGGSMTLATSLLREDLVDEVRLLITPYVVGSGHRLFDSVTDKALDLISAKTTPTGSVLVRYRVSAD, from the coding sequence ATGGTGGTCAGCCTGTTCTCCGCCGCCGACGGGGTCGTCGAGGCACCCGAGAAGTTCATGCACAACTGGGACGACGCCATGGCGGAGGACCTCCAGGACCAGCTGTCGACCTGGGAGGCGAGCCTGCTGGGCCGACACCAGTACGACGACTGGGCGACGTACTGGCCGAGCTACGAGGGAGCCGACGACGATGCGTTCGCGCGCAAGATCAACTCGGTCCGCAAGTACGTCGTGACCTCGACGCCGCTCGACCCGCACTGGGAAGCCGCCGAGGTCCTGGGCGATCCCAAAGCACCGTTGGCCGAACGGGTCGCGCCGCTTCGCACGGCGGACATCGCCGGCGACATCATGGTCGGCGGGAGCATGACCCTGGCAACGTCGTTGCTGCGCGAGGATCTCGTCGACGAGGTCAGGTTGCTGATCACGCCGTACGTCGTGGGTTCCGGGCACCGGCTCTTCGACAGCGTCACCGACAAGGCGCTCGACCTGATCTCCGCGAAGACCACGCCCACCGGGTCGGTGCTGGTGCGTTACCGGGTCTCGGCCGACTGA